The following coding sequences are from one Methanobacterium petrolearium window:
- the guaA gene encoding glutamine-hydrolyzing GMP synthase, producing the protein MLDPSSFIKESIDELKNTIKGKKAIIALSGGVDSSVASVLVSKAIGENLTAVFVDHGLLREGEADYVQNTFQNRLNLKYIDASEEFLGKLQGVEDPEEKRKIIGEVFIRVFEREAEKVGAEFLVQGTIAPDWIESQGDIKSHHNLALPHGMVLEIVEPIRELYKDEVRIIGTEMGLPPEMVNRQPYPGPGLAVRIAGEITPKKIEICRKANAVVEEEVQKEGLDKTLWQYFAVLTNTKVTGVKGDIRDYGYLVVLRMVESLDAMTADVPELPWGMVKTISSRITAEIPEVTHVSLSVSDKPPSTIELA; encoded by the coding sequence ATGTTGGATCCGTCTTCTTTTATTAAAGAATCAATAGATGAACTAAAAAATACCATCAAAGGTAAAAAAGCAATAATAGCCCTCTCCGGGGGTGTTGATAGTTCAGTAGCATCAGTACTGGTTTCTAAAGCTATTGGTGAGAATTTGACTGCGGTTTTTGTAGATCATGGCCTCCTCAGAGAGGGGGAAGCAGATTACGTTCAGAATACTTTCCAAAATCGGCTGAATCTAAAATATATTGATGCTAGTGAAGAATTTCTGGGTAAACTGCAGGGTGTGGAAGACCCTGAAGAGAAAAGGAAGATCATTGGTGAAGTGTTCATTCGGGTTTTTGAAAGAGAGGCTGAAAAAGTCGGTGCTGAGTTTCTGGTGCAAGGTACCATTGCCCCAGACTGGATTGAGAGTCAAGGTGACATTAAATCCCATCATAATTTGGCCCTCCCCCATGGGATGGTTTTAGAAATTGTTGAACCCATAAGAGAATTGTACAAAGATGAGGTAAGAATTATCGGAACTGAAATGGGCTTACCCCCTGAAATGGTAAATCGGCAACCATACCCTGGTCCTGGATTGGCAGTGCGCATTGCAGGGGAAATAACCCCGAAAAAAATCGAGATATGCCGCAAAGCCAACGCCGTTGTGGAAGAAGAAGTGCAAAAAGAGGGTTTGGATAAAACATTGTGGCAGTACTTTGCAGTATTAACCAACACCAAGGTTACTGGTGTGAAAGGGGACATAAGGGATTACGGATACTTAGTTGTTCTGCGAATGGTTGAGTCTTTGGATGCTATGACTGCAGATGTCCCTGAACTACCTTGGGGAATGGTTAAAACAATCTCCAGTAGGATAACTGCTGAAATACCTGAAGTAACCCATGTTTCTCTTTCAGTGAGTGATAAGCCCCCTAGTACTATTGAGCTGGCATAA
- a CDS encoding GTP-binding protein, whose protein sequence is METKKILVLGDSDSGKRTTLKHICNNLVETEAASYGKTIANNKKLQIFSPSSAERFQFMKDILSKNMDGAIIVIDNTQGITPNCEEMIDFVEEKGVPYIIFANKQDLNNNPLYSHYPRVYIIPTKAISGKGVLEGLNLLLELMENKYANEAHAISH, encoded by the coding sequence ATGGAAACTAAAAAAATTTTAGTGTTAGGAGACTCAGATTCAGGGAAAAGAACAACCTTGAAACATATCTGTAACAATTTGGTTGAAACTGAAGCTGCAAGTTATGGGAAAACTATTGCAAATAATAAAAAGCTTCAAATATTCAGTCCATCCAGTGCAGAGAGATTTCAATTCATGAAAGACATATTATCCAAAAACATGGACGGAGCTATTATAGTCATTGACAATACTCAGGGAATAACTCCTAACTGTGAAGAGATGATCGATTTTGTGGAGGAAAAAGGGGTTCCCTACATAATATTTGCCAACAAACAGGATTTAAACAATAACCCCTTATATAGCCATTATCCTCGTGTTTATATAATCCCTACAAAGGCAATATCAGGTAAAGGTGTTTTAGAAGGTTTAAACTTATTATTAGAATTAATGGAAAACAAATATGCCAATGAAGCTCACGCTATAAGCCACTGA
- a CDS encoding DUF2124 domain-containing protein, with product MIETEKFKGLNANLMALKKEVGDAEKVTFVGIPGVCSPFAELFAYVIRDKESVFMAKTDMESARKIERTPLGMQFSQEADPHSGVVALLGGLSMPQYNVDIEDVKKLLDDILEPNGKIIGLCYMDMFKKAGWDELIDFDCIINGMLTGEILRKE from the coding sequence ATGATTGAAACAGAAAAATTCAAAGGATTGAATGCAAATTTAATGGCACTTAAGAAAGAAGTAGGGGATGCTGAAAAAGTTACTTTTGTAGGCATTCCTGGTGTTTGCAGTCCATTTGCAGAACTATTCGCCTATGTAATTCGAGACAAAGAATCAGTGTTTATGGCTAAAACTGATATGGAAAGCGCACGTAAAATAGAACGCACTCCACTTGGCATGCAATTTTCACAAGAAGCTGATCCTCATTCTGGGGTTGTGGCATTGCTTGGCGGACTTTCTATGCCCCAATATAATGTAGACATAGAAGATGTTAAAAAACTCTTAGATGACATCCTAGAACCTAATGGGAAGATCATCGGACTCTGTTATATGGACATGTTTAAAAAGGCAGGTTGGGATGAGTTAATTGATTTTGACTGCATAATCAATGGCATGTTAACCGGAGAGATCCTTAGAAAAGAATAA
- a CDS encoding GMP synthase subunit A yields the protein MILVINNHGQYNHRIHRTLHYLKIPSELVPNTTSLSEIEDKNPKGLILGGGPSVERSGNSTEYVKKLDYPILGICLGHQIIAKAYGGEIGSAGSESYAQIQINIQDEDDIFKGLGPQLDVWASHKDEVTKIPPKFEILASSPICDIEAMKHPEKPLYGIQFHPEVYHTPEGPKVFENFYEVCREYHKTD from the coding sequence ATGATATTAGTGATTAATAATCATGGGCAGTATAATCACCGCATCCATCGTACCCTTCACTATCTGAAAATACCCTCTGAGCTGGTGCCCAACACTACTTCACTTTCTGAAATTGAAGATAAAAACCCCAAAGGACTCATATTAGGGGGAGGTCCTTCAGTGGAAAGATCTGGTAACAGCACCGAATATGTTAAAAAACTGGATTATCCCATTCTGGGAATCTGCCTCGGTCACCAGATTATAGCCAAGGCTTACGGTGGCGAAATAGGATCTGCGGGCTCAGAAAGTTATGCTCAGATTCAGATCAACATCCAAGATGAGGATGATATTTTCAAGGGTTTGGGACCCCAGTTAGATGTATGGGCTTCTCACAAGGACGAAGTTACCAAAATTCCCCCGAAATTTGAAATTCTCGCTTCATCACCCATATGTGACATTGAAGCTATGAAACACCCTGAAAAACCTTTATATGGTATACAGTTCCATCCTGAGGTTTATCATACTCCAGAGGGGCCTAAAGTTTTTGAGAATTTTTATGAAGTTTGTCGAGAATACCATAAAACTGATTAA